One Glycine max cultivar Williams 82 chromosome 8, Glycine_max_v4.0, whole genome shotgun sequence genomic window, gatCTAGCTGAATCACACGGTCCACATCTTTTATGTAAACATTTTTTGGGTACACTCCTTTTATGTTGATGTAGATTACATGCATGAAAAAAGTTTCGGCAAAAAGAACGGGTATAGATGTGTAAGCAATGTTACTCTCCCTCCTCCCTTGTCCACCCTTTCCATCACGAGAAAAAAAAAGCCCAACATGCAGCAccaataattattcttttttataaaaggtGAAATTAAGCAAACTGAAATACtaattaacatttataatagtcAAATCTAGCATGTTTATAtgataataagttttttttatatatctaattttgttctttcataataacttatttaaaagtCCATTTTGTAATAAGAATtctaaacaaaacataaatttatctTTCAATGACCACATAGGTTTGACTCTTTACATATAGGTTAATATGCttaatatctaaaaataaataaaacctatgatttgaatatatttaataaatttaacataatattattaacaaaaatcattatctatattttttaaataagttggCCTATTAGACCTAAATGATGTATTAAACGAAATAAAGTCCAACATTTTTAACCAAATAACCTTTATAAAAACCTAAgcctaatttatttacaaaaaaaaaaaaataagtctaACTTGGTCCGGGTCTTATGTATGGTAAGCAGTGAGTTTATCATATGAGCCTATTCCACTCCTACCTCCAAATAATGTAATTATACTTTTCTGTTTCTTTGTCAGTATTTTGTTagatatttaataaattctacTAATGCTATCACACTAGATGATGATGTGATATACTTAGGtgacttaatatattttttccctcAATCATCACCTCGATgagattttttaatatgaaattggtaatatatattaagaatattcaatttaatttatgaataaatattattttattcatattaatttcaatattatatatttattaatttattattagtagtagaatataatattattagtatatatattgatattgtTTAACGAAATTAAACGTTACTTCAActaaccttttaaaaaaatattaaaaactattaaaaatgtttaacaaacaatttaactaatttttagtcagtaaaaaaaagtttaaacaacATAGtctaaattaacttatttattttcttaattttagtaaatcaattaattaaatcttataaaatgaGCTAAAGTagtatttctctctctctctgtgtaTATAGAAAGAGGAGTTAAATTATACTGACTAActtaatcaattattatattattttatatcttaatataaaatataatttttattaatttaactattaaattatatttatacattattataattatgtgttcatttttgtcaaaattaaaaattaataaaaaaataatcatatgattgatattttaatatatttttaaaaaattatattacatcaattttaatctaaataaataaatgagataatcaagaattattttatcatacattagtctcttaaaaaaatctatcGGTCTTCTTGTtgcatataaaacaaaattgaatcaaattatggtagaaatatttttgttttcaaatttgaagATGGTCCATAGTCCATATAGTCGAGACATCTGTTACAAGTAGCATGCCTTATTAAACTTGGCTTCCACGTTCTTCCCACCTATTGTCGGCAAATGCAAAGCATTCACGTTAAATATCAGTGATGAATATGTGAGGTTTGACCGGGAAAAAGTTTATGCATACACATGCAATACGAAAACACGTATGTAGATATATGTAGTCATGTTCAAATAGAAAACATATATATCTGAATCTGACCTCTGTTCTGCACCTTTCCCCCGTTCAAAAAGCAATCGGACCCCCAAAACTAAATTAAGAAGGGTGAAAACAACATATTCATGTTCATTCTTGTCGTCTATCCCTGGAATATTTGAACAGCAGAATCAGTGAACTAATGGAGTAGGTTGACTAGGTTCAGCTTGCAGTGATCAAAAGTACTCCTCTGTAAAGCTGCCCTTTGATTGCCGCTACTTAGAGTTGCCCTCGTGCAATTATCATTTATGTGACATGTCATAGCTAGCTCCCTCTTCCCTAAAGTTATTAAAATTTCCCTTGGTGAACAACCTTTTAGATATAGATTATTCAACCTTTTAGATACAAATTACAACGGAATAAAATTACTGCTTGTAGTTTAGGTTTGAACAATAACTTTATTTAGACGAGCCTCTGCTAACAGTTTCAACGTGCCATTGACACCTGGTTAATTACTTGGAAAAGTGGGGAGTCTAAacgaggaaaaagaaaagttacCCTTAAATGAAGTAGCCTCTCTTTAAATCTAACCACATAGAGAACTACCATGATAGTAAATATCTAGTGATGCACCAGTGTGCATAGAAGTaaggtattatatatatatatattgataaattaacttagaattaattatttagtagttatttatgctttaatttgaaaagatttaattaattttgaattttgattgcaGATGTGAAAAAAATGAGGTACAACAAGCAAAAAGGAgcagaaataaataataaaaaaaaaaatcagaagaagCTCAAGTCTAGCAAAGCGCAGGACGTGCCCAGCGCGCAAGAAGGAaaggcgctaagcgcacgaCATGCGCTGAGCGCGACGTGGCGATGTTCATGAGGCTTCCCTTTTCttatattcttataaataagaGGGTCAGCTTAGGAGAACAAACACACTTCCTGAGAGCTCAGTTTTCAGACTTCTGGCACTCAGTTCTctcattttccttctcttttcttatattcttattacttttctttcacccccccttctcattgtaaagccctcatgaTTATAAGTGGCTAAAACTCCTAGCTAGTGCCTGACAGACCTAAAAAGCCAATGATGTATGGAGCctttcaagagttatcaataaaaagaggaattccttccaggttcttttattttaccgttctttctttttcatcctGTATCTCAGACCTTATTTTCTATTAGGGtttagtccactcgggagagggtaaagcctaattaggggtaaggaatgaatacttgaatctgttttaagggttaggccactcgggagagggtaacacTTAATAGAAcactaaaagaaagaaattatcgGGTTATCATTTAGAGGGTTTTTCTTCCAGGTTCTTTTAgctgtttttctttcttatttattctACATCTCAGTCTTTATTTTCTGTTAGTCtttagtccactcgggagagggtaaagtCTAATTAGGGGTAAGGAATAAATGCGTGAATCTGTTTTAAGGGttagtccactcgggagagggtaaagtCTAATTAAGGGTAAGGAATGAATGCGTGAATCTGTTTTAAGGGttagtccactcgggagagggtaacgcttaatagaacaataaaagaaaaaaatcataggGTTATCATTGACTCGATGTccatgctttagcaaacatctagaatttaatcttaatgCATCTTAGTTATTGAGTCTTCGCAAAGGACATTTGAAAGATAGGTAATTAAGGTAGgtttgtcatcgtgaggcatcaggAAAAGTAGATGGATAGATGTAGGGCAAAATCAATTCACTGGTATCgataacagacaaatcctgAGTCCATATATCTAGGCTGATTAGACTTATTAGGTTTtagcaattttattatatagattttattccctattttattgtttgaaatttcttattatattgttgggtttcttagaagtagttattccttatttttaCTATTGGGCTTTATTAGGAGTAGTTATCTCCTATTTAGGAGTAGGTATTTAGGCTTATTAGATCTAGTAATATTTTATagactttattctttatttattgctttagtttcttttaaattataagtagcAACTTAGATTTaaattacctttttctttatcctttaattttatctttaaaatcttttatcttatctattatctttctttatcttttattttaaattttttatccctGACTAGATTTAAATTGCATTTAATTTTATACactaaatttacaatttgcaAACTGAAGAGTACTTTACATAAATGCAATAAAATCTCTGTGGTACGACACTCAGTTTACCGAGAAATTATTATTACGAGCGATTTGGTATACTTACCAATagcttaacatatatatatatatatatattgctattGCATATTTGTTTGAAGACTCGCCGTAAAATAAGAAGGTGTTtagcttatttttaatttttccaatTAGATTATGGAGACTCATAAGTCCAGATTGAATtctttttaatgataataaaaaagacaTTTATTAGAAGGGTGATCTTAAGTTTCTAACCCATTATAAAATCAGTGCGTACAATGATCTGGGTACAAGTGCTGGTTGCTGAATAGACCGTGgccatatatttttttgcccGTAATGTCAGCcattataaaatcaataaaaatggaaatttaGTGATTTTATAACCACAATGACAGGCAGAATAGAATCCTTGTAATCATATGACAAAGCTAGCAGATGATTGCTGCTGAGTATTGACAAACCAAGTTCTCACCTTTCACAATAAGCTTTCccgtatttgaaaaaaaaaaggtattaaaataaaactccTATACTTTAACCAACTATCTTGTAACGGTCAATCTAGTTCCCCAAaacaaacattaattaatattcttttgaAACAATGGTAGCATCAGCAAGTCGCTATATTTATGCAGACAAAGATTTTTGTAACATCAACTTCAACACGAAAAATGAACACTGAAACATAGGTATATTTtccatttatatatatgtaacatTCAATCATATGTATAAGCCTTCTCTTAACTTTCTCTACTTATGATTGTGGTTCACGTATGATAAACTAGGCTACATCATACGAGAAAATCTATTCTATGTCAATCAACTTCATATGGTGCTGTTACTACCACAGATAACCGAGCAAAAGCCAAgaacacgcacacacacatatataaggGACTCTTTACAAGAAAAAAGCTATGCATCCTTGACAACTTACGTTATAAATGCGCAGCaaatattttaatctctttTGGAATAATTTGTCTTCAAGTTCATTGAGCACTGATGCATCAAACTTTTAATGTCAGATCAAGTAGCATCTTATTTGACATTGGagtatctaatatatatatatctatataacaTTTCATTGGCAACATTGAATGTCCCAATTACACCAGAAGCAAATCTTCATGATCATTATAAGATATAATAAAGTCTTCATTGGcaatataataaattgaaaaaaaagtatGCATGATTGATGGCTTTCgaatttgttatttaattaagaattcAATTGCATATGTGGCTCTTATTCCATTTCTTTTGTTACATCTTTTTCGTCCGTTTTATAAATAAGACTATGACAACCAAAATGATTAATTCCTGCAagatacttatttatttatttatagcatACACAGTGACAGCATGGCTGCCATGTGGCCTGCCTCAAAAGGTAAGGAGTCAGATGCACATGTGGCAGTGAGTTGACCACATCatattctatttataatattcatgACAAGAGCTAGCCCAGTTTTAATTGGAGATATTTGAGACAAAAGATTATATTAAAAGGATCAAAAGCACCATCCTCAACCAAAAGTTCTTACGATACTGACAACATGGATCATGCACCTATGAAACAGCTAACTACACAACTTTAGCAATTAcgaatttattaatatatatatatatatatatatatataatctttattattattttttttgaaatataataattataataagttaTTAAGTTTAActattagatttaaaaaaaaatcgtgaAGATATGAAGTAACTATATTGTCAACTATTCAGTAGAAAATccaaaatgaatattaattttacGATTTCTTTTtgtagaaataatttaattgacgATATAACGTTAACATAAAAGTATCAgcattttaaattaagttgcaCCAAACTCTTGGAAGCATATAATTTCAGTCTTCTGgggataattataataattaatgaattgaAACCAGAGGCTGAAAATTAAGGGAGGCTTTACTTCATAATAATACAGAATATAAGGGGGAACAAAACAAAGTATCATAAATATGTGTTATAGTTTTCATTGGAACAACTGAGGTTTcgttttgtgttttttctttgtttggttCAGGATCAATTTACTGATATTGAGCCCAGTTCAAGTCATCAAAAGCTTATTCTTGGGCCAGAATAAACCCAAATCCACattatcaattattaaaaaacggCGCCGTTTATCCAGATGTGAATACGGGGAACTGTGTCGTTTTGGACGGGTAGAAAGTACAATGGCGAATACGGTATTCTGTTAATTGGATTTACCtgttccccttttttttttttaatttttgttttaatttaatgtttgcCTTGTTGTTGAGTTCAGCGTTCACCCAGAGAAGCAGCAGAAGGAAAAAGTGACTGCAGAGAGGTATCGAAAAAAGTAACTCGGAAATAGTTTCACTCTGATCAAAATCAAACTGAGGTAGTGTTCAATTTCTCTCTCATCGCTATAATAGATCATCGAATTACAGATCTTTGAAGATTCCATTTAGTGTCGAATAACAAcggaatcaaatcaaatcaaatcaaatcaatctcGATTGGAATTTTAGGAATCGAGGAAGGAATTAGGGTTAGGGTAAGGATTGAGAAGGCATATAGGAGAAGAAGTAGTAGAAGAAGAAGTCAATTCAAAATGCCGGAAGAGGATTTGGTGGACATCAAATTTAGGTTGTACGATGGTTCTGATATCGGACCCTTCAGGTACTCCTCCGCTGCCACCGTCGATATGCTTAAGCAAAGGATTGTCTCCGATTGGCCCAAAGGTctttctctctgtctctcttcACTTACCTCCATATTGATTTCAATTATTCTTCATCACAATTGTTTTGTTACTTTTTTGTTTACTCACTCCTTTGGTTTTGATTGTTGATAAGTTAATTAATCTTTGAGAAATTTGATGTTTAAATTGCTAGTTTGGTTTAGAGAGTTCAATTATAGCTGCGGTTTGTTTGATCGTTAATGGTTCTGGGAAACATGTTATCCAATCTTTCATGCTAGAAATTGGTGAGTTCGGAGTCTGTTGCTATCATTGTAACTGTGATATATTGATGATATTTAGAAGACCGTGGTTGTGTTGTGTCAAGTAAAATCTGAATTGAATCACCCAAGCCAAGTGAAGCCCCCTTTTAAGGTTTAGCCTGCATATTTATAGAAGAGCATAGATCACACTGTTGTAGTCATAGGTTCATAACTGAaaaatagtattattattattatcaaagtTGCAGAGTTgcttttttctgtttatttctGTGTTAATTTCATGAACTTGAATGTGGGTTTATTGGAGTGTGAAGACTGGAGAATGAGGACATGAGATTTTCACCTGAATTTTCATTCATACAGGCATGCAGCACTTGGTTTgcctaaatattttataaatagagtaaaatattACTGGACTGCTATTGCCATTCTACTGTCCTCGTTGTGACTTTgcttatcaaaaaaaaaaaatcctcgcTGTGATGAAGCACAGACATTTATCTACCTTCCTTGCTCACATATTAATAGCGGTTAACACCTGGTTATTAGTTCATATGTCAAGATTGGTATTACCAGATTTTTGTCACGAAATCTCTTGCATTGCTGAATCAATTATAACTCCAGaagttatatatttatgttatgttGAAATATGGAATGAGTGTATCCATGCAAATAGAACAAGTTGGAATTCAATTGAGAGGATTAAAGCCAAAGGCAAGAATATAGTATTCCATGATGTAATAAGGAGCCAACAACCCAAATAGGGTAACCAGATCAAATACAGATGGGATATGTTACCCGTGGATTAATTCGTACAGGCAGAAGACTTGAATTGAACAAAGGAAAACTGGGGAATCTTTGCATAGCACAGTCAATTGTGGTAGAGGAGTGACTGAATCCAGCATCCAAGGCTAGCAACTGGCCAGAAAAGTTGAGGCAAGGAAATCTGGAGTGGTCACCGGTGAAGCCGTGAAGGTGGATTGGGATGCACTACCATCTAGACATGAGACTGAGGCAGCTGTAGATAGGTACTATGTGTGGGTGTGCCACTGCAAGGTTTTGGGCAAGTTCTATTGGATCAGCACTATCTGATTAGAATGGTGCTTTAGTTTGTTGAATGGAGGCCATGAAGGTGAACTAGATCTCACATCGGTGGGAAAGAAGAAAAGGCACACCAGAAAAGTGAACACAACCATAAGTAGTACAGGAAACTAGATTGTGGTAGTTGTAGTTGGTGCTCAATCAAACAGAAGTTGATAATCACTGGATAAAGTTCATATGGGAGAGGAGGACCAAACAAAAGGAGTTCCAGGTTTTTTGGAACTCAGCAACAGAGATTATGATGGAATTGGTCATGAAGGATGATACCGATGCAATACCATGTTGAAATTATTTGAACAAGGTGTAAAAGagacaaataatatatttcacATACAACCATAAGTAGTACAGGAAACTAGATTGTGGTAGTTGTAGTTGGTGCTCAATCAAACAGAAGTTGATAATCACTGGATAAAGTTCATATGGGAGAGGAGGACCAAACAAAAGGAGTTCCAGGTTTTTTGGAACTCAGCAACAGAGATTATGATGGAATTGGTCATGAAGGATGATACCGATGCAATACCATGTTGAAATTATTTGAACAAGGTGTAAAAGagacaaataatatatttcacATACAATGAAAATGTGCATATGATACAAAACACTGACTGCTATTTATATTGATAATCAAGGACTTAAAGATTTAAAACATACAGTTGTACAACTAGTACAAGTCCAACCCAACTAGACTCCTAATATATTAAGTCTCCTGTATCAATAAGAACCCAAATATTCCAACAAGTTACATATATATCTTTGACACCTTCTGACTTCTGTGAACAAATCCAATATGTGTTTTTCCCCGTGTTTCTGTGTAACCCTTATTGTGAAATTATACAATGATTGGGAGATGCttagaaaatcaaaaggaatgACAGCCAACATGAATTAATCTTAGATCATTTTTagaatcttatttatttttccagtTAGTTTGATATAGTTGAAGGTAATCGACTGAATTacaattatttgtaaaatactgatgataacattaataaaattacattagaaAGTTGTGGTCAAACTCTTTGCATCGGAAAATTGAGCTCTTAtcctttttaattcaaattgaaGTTTGGTGacatttattaactaaaaagGGATGTTTAATCATTATCATTCTAATTAAGGTATGGACTGTTACATATGATGGCCTCTTGGtgaatttattatcatatttctcTAACGATTCAGTCAACTTGTTAATTGTTATGGTGATTATTCCTGTTGCTTTGGGTCCATTTCTACAACTTATTGAAGATAGAGTATGGCActggttctttcttgttctaTCATTTTATCTGTTGCACTTTCTCCCTTGTGTAGGTAAAACCGTCGTGCCAAAGTCAGCTAATGAAGTGAAATTGATTAGTTCTGGTAAAATCTTGGAAAACAATAAGACTGTTGGTCAATGTAAAGTACCATTTGGTGAGACTCCAGGGGGTGTTATAATAATGCTTGTTGTTGTACAGCCATCTCTAGCAAAAACTAAAGCTGGTACGTTCCATGGACTTCTTGCTATAgggaatatatataattttagttagatttataaaattgtgGTCAAATAGGTgagagttataaaaaaaaatgagctcAATAATTTTctgattgaataaaaaaatgtaaaatatactgAAAAAACAACTGGTTCTTCATTACTggttttttctataattttttgtacATCAAATTATATGATTTCATTGCTTTGAGTAgttgaataaatattattgaaaattgaaaaccaaAAGCTATATAGGGCTTGTAGTTGATGAGTTTTGGTTTTTTTCTCGTACATATCTAACTTTTCCTTCTTTATGTAATGAGCTCTGTTTTTATGTCTGATTAGCACCATTTAATGGAGAGAGATTTTTGTGTTCACTTAGTAATATGACATTTATTCATttcaaatgtaaaataaatgtgTGGAGCAAAGATTTTGACAATACTTTAACATATGGtgtgttatttattatatttagtcTACACAAGTTGTATAATCGGTGCTAAAAATACTAAACTAGCAACAAATATTGTatttttgtgagaatttgattCTCCCCTAGTTGATTCTTGTGGTAAAGGAAAAGGGTATGTTTCATATTTGTGTTTCAAAAATTATAGGCAAAATTGCATTTTTAGTCTCCCTAGTTGTCTCCAATTTCAATTTTGGTTCCCCTTCAAAATTATTGATACATTTAGTCCTCCAATTATGTTCAATCCCGCAAATGTGGTCCCCAATTTCAGATTTAGACGTTGACTGTTACAAAGAAATGTTGATTAACACTTGTCACATTCTGATTGAATGATGATTGTCGCGTGTCACGTTCTGATTGGACGTTGATaacaacaatacattttcatcCTCCATAGAGTTAACATCCAATCAGAACGTGACACGTGATCGTCATCGTCCCACCATAATGTGACATGTGACAGACTGGCAGTCAACATTCCTTTATAATAGTCAACGTCTAAATCTGAATTTGGGGACCACATTTATGGGATTAAACATAATTGGAGGATTaaatgcatcaataattttaaaggagGACCAAAATTGAAATTGGAGATAACTAGGGGGACCAAAAATGCAATTTTgccaaaattataatgctaGTAATGTGTGGCACTGGCATCtatgttaaattataaatgGTTATTGTATTGCTTTATAAGCTATTGTTAACCGATTGGCAAATGTACCAATTTTATCaaaagtagtaaagtactcgaaagttcgagtgtcgaatcctttggttgtacttaagtgatgcaaacccaattattaagcaatgaaaaaaagaaataaaataatagataaagaaagataggagataagatttaaagataaaaatcgaagatagaaaagataaaatatttgaattaaaagatgataaagataaaagataaagaaagataagatgagaaaaagtaaaagataagataaattcTCAAGATCTGATAATGTTGGGACCTAACCTGCCTTATttgcctaagatgtattattttagatttttctctatcaatttagtgaatttttcCTACCCACATCTACTAATATGCTTAACCCGGATTCCTCATGATGAAGAgtctaatttatgtattttctctcccaaatccctttgcaaagaTAGAATTATAAACAGCATTAAGTATAAAGATGTATGTAAGACCTTCTTAAAACTAATGCATGTAAGACTTTCCTTGACTTCTATTAAGGATTATCGTCtcccgagcgtctaacccctaaagaTAATGCAAGAatgaatgatacatgaaattaaaataataaaggataataggaaagaaagcATCTGATTGCATTGATAGATATGAAATATTACAATACATctgttggctttttaggcctatCACGCCCTAACTAAGAGgggtttagtctctcattgtcatgagactTTTACAAGGGATTGAGATGGATGGAAAAAGATGATGAATGAATAAAGAGAGAGGATTTCCCCTAAGGAATAGACCCAGTGTGTAGGTTCTGAGAGTTCGTCCCCCTCCTTCTTGGCTTGACTTCCTTTTTATAGCTACGGGAATAGATTTGAGCTTGATGTAAAAAATCTTTCTTATTGATATCTTCTggatctttttttatttgtaattttaatccttCCGCAAGCcatagataagaaaaatatcaatttctatcatttaagccaaagataactgctaaataatcatttttaaagatattttcctCCAAAACGCTTGAAatcttcttttgaattttgctaATCAAAGATagcaaagata contains:
- the LOC100500090 gene encoding membrane-anchored ubiquitin-fold protein 3-like isoform X1; amino-acid sequence: MPEEDLVDIKFRLYDGSDIGPFRYSSAATVDMLKQRIVSDWPKGKTVVPKSANEVKLISSGKILENNKTVGQCKVPFGETPGGVIIMLVVVQPSLAKTKAVYRFDCQAKYQCSLPLLHCFIWGR
- the LOC100500090 gene encoding Membrane-anchored ubiquitin-fold protein 3-like, whose protein sequence is MPEEDLVDIKFRLYDGSDIGPFRYSSAATVDMLKQRIVSDWPKGKTVVPKSANEVKLISSGKILENNKTVGQCKVPFGETPGGVIIMLVVVQPSLAKTKADKKVDDSPKKVVCSCSIL